One genomic window of Camelina sativa cultivar DH55 chromosome 5, Cs, whole genome shotgun sequence includes the following:
- the LOC104789208 gene encoding putative F-box/kelch-repeat protein At2g29780 → MVLISETSDEGSNGGDPSKKLEELHKNPKEEDDEENQNEKPQEDEEVEDLAPNPRQIPEVFIGSTVALVGRCHYPVLYALIGFPLVSLPCWYILNRNIPRNNSLRLIRITSLPPMNPGCAVVTIGYNMYVIGGWIGLNQPVSTVFVIDCRYHTCGYLPNMHRARYRAAAGVVEGKIYVIGGCKKRHDDWIEVFDVEKRSWSTVPDPSDYKSSLPEGGFVTSVVMQNRIYIMDAMRDLVYEPRQGTWQSSELETKLKHFWRKPCCVIEDLLYSFDPRCVLRHPILVYDPTKMVWTPLKGVDRLPYLKYFECKMENLGGKLMVLGTSYIPYNDTWCIEITLERREGDEMWGKVDSVVPVLSSVNAPYIDLCRSVRF, encoded by the coding sequence ATGGTTTTAATCTCTGAAACTTCCGACGAAGGCTCTAACGGTGGCGATCCAAGCAAGAAACTCGAAGAACTCCACAAGAACccgaaagaagaagacgatgaagagaaTCAAAACGAGAAGCctcaagaagatgaagaagtagaagatcTTGCTCCGAATCCTCGACAAATCCCAGAAGTATTCATCGGAAGTACCGTCGCACTCGTCGGGAGATGTCATTACCCTGTTCTTTATGCGTTGATCGGGTTCCCTCTTGTTAGTCTCCCGTGCTGGTACATTCTCAATCGTAACATTCCAAGAAACAACTCATTACGATTGATCCGAATCACTTCACTTCCTCCTATGAATCCTGGATGTGCTGTGGTCACAATCGGATACAATATGTATGTGATCGGTGGTTGGATCGGGTTGAATCAACCTGTATCGACTGTGTTCGTCATCGATTGTAGATACCACACGTGTGGCTATCTCCCAAATATGCACAGGGCTCGCTACCGCGCAGCCGCTGGAGTAGTTGAAGGAAAGATTTATGTCATCGGAGGTTGCAAGAAGCGTCATGATGATTGGATCGAAGTGTTCGATGTAGAGAAAAGAAGTTGGAGTACTGTGCCTGATCCATCCGACTACAAATCTAGTTTGCCAGAAGGAGGGTTTGTGACATCTGTGGTGATGCAAAATAGGATTTACATCATGGATGCTATGCGTGATTTGGTTTACGAACCAAGACAAGGTACATGGCAGTCATCGGAACTTGAAACTAAGTTGAAGCATTTTTGGCGCAAACCGTGTTGTGTGATTGAGGATCTGTTGTATAGCTTCGATCCACGGTGTGTTCTTAGACACCCAATACTGGTATATGATCCAACTAAAATGGTTTGGACTCCTCTGAAGGGTGTAGATCGTTTGCCTTACCTCAAATACTTTGAGTGTAAAATGGAGAATTTGGGTGGGAAGCTGATGGTTTTGGGCACTTCTTACATCCCGTATAATGATACTTGGTGCATAGAGATCACATTAGAAAGACGTGAAGGAGATGAGATGTGGGGGAAGGTCGATTCAGTGGTGCCTGTGCTTAGTTCCGTGAACGCGCCTTATATTGATCTTTGTCGCTCTGTTAGGTTTTGA